From the Candidatus Binatia bacterium genome, the window GGCGAGGCATTCCTCCATCGGGAGCTGCCGCTCGAGCACGCCGGGCTCCTTCACGTGGTAGGCGAAGACCCGCCCCGGAACCGTCTCGGCCACGTAGAGTCGGGTTTCGTCGGGAGAGAGGCTGATTCCATTCGGCGTGTTCGCGGGAAAGACGATCTCGCGGACGAGGGAGCCGTCGGTCTTGGCGTAGAAGACCGCGCCTCGGTCCATCTGCCGCCCGTGCGACTTGCCGAGATCCGTGAAGTAGAAACCCCCTTCGCGATCGAAGACAATGTCGTTCGGGCCGCGCAGCGGGTTCCCGTCACACTCGGTGTACAGGACCTCAATCGCGCCGTCGTCCAGGCTCACCGCTTCGATCCGGCCGCCCGAGTAGTCGTCCGGCTGGTCTCCGGGGATCAGCATGTCGCCGACCCGATGCCAGGCGAAGCCGCCGTTGTTGCAGACGTAACAACGACCGTCCGGACCGATCGCGGCGCCGTTCGGTCCGCCCCCCGTTTCCGCGATGACCTCGATCTTGCCCTCGGGTGTCACACGACTGAGCGTGCCGCGCTCTATCTCGACAACGACGATGTCGCCGTTCGGCATGGCGATCGGGCCCTCGGGAAAACGAAGCCCGGAAACGATCTCTTCGAACTGCATAGGACGAACCCCTTTCGGGGCCTCGACCTATCGCGAAGCCGGGGTCGGGTCCAGGTTGCTCATCATCTTCTGCCAGCCGAGAACCCGGGCGAAGGCAGGGACATGCGAACCGAGCAGAAGCTGTTCGACCGAGAGCGACTCCTTCTCGTCAAACCAGGTACGGGCCAGACCATGAAGGGCGTCGTCCGCGGCCCCGGATTGGATCGCGGCGTCGATGCCGACGCGACGTTTTAGATACGGCTCTAGCTCACGGAACTGGTCCTGCCGGACCCGAGCTCGCGCGATCGCTCGACGCACCCGCTGTGCACTCGGTCGACCATCTTTCCCGACGAGAAAGTCGCGCACGGCCCTTCTCAGGATCTCCGGAATCAACTCGCGAACGCTGACGTCCGCCTGGTCGGGGAAGACCTCCCGAGCGACGG encodes:
- a CDS encoding SMP-30/gluconolactonase/LRE family protein, yielding MQFEEIVSGLRFPEGPIAMPNGDIVVVEIERGTLSRVTPEGKIEVIAETGGGPNGAAIGPDGRCYVCNNGGFAWHRVGDMLIPGDQPDDYSGGRIEAVSLDDGAIEVLYTECDGNPLRGPNDIVFDREGGFYFTDLGKSHGRQMDRGAVFYAKTDGSLVREIVFPANTPNGISLSPDETRLYVAETVPGRVFAYHVKEPGVLERQLPMEECLAGVSGYQFFDSMTVDADGHVCVATIINGGITRISPDGATVEHFPTDDPLTTNICFGGEGLRTAYVTLSSSGRLVKSTWPTGGLPLNFLNV